Proteins from one Effusibacillus pohliae DSM 22757 genomic window:
- the lipB gene encoding lipoyl(octanoyl) transferase LipB, translating into MVTTCKIIDLGKIEYGAAFELQKQAVREVMADKSTTRVYLLEHPPVYTIGRAGGEHHVLVDEQQLKQLGISLYEVDRGGDVTYHGPGQLVGYPILPLARWGNDVRRYIRMLEEVVIRFLREYGIESGRIEGLSGVWVGNEKICAIGVKASRDRAGKSFITSHGFALNVQPDLSHFTHIVPCGIVDKGVTSMQRLLGREVPMDEVKRGWVRSFAEVFEVQCVWKRVAV; encoded by the coding sequence ATGGTGACAACTTGCAAGATCATCGACCTGGGGAAAATCGAATACGGCGCGGCCTTTGAATTGCAAAAACAGGCGGTCCGGGAAGTGATGGCCGATAAATCGACCACCCGGGTCTATCTGTTGGAACATCCGCCTGTGTATACGATCGGCCGGGCGGGCGGGGAACATCATGTGCTGGTGGATGAACAGCAGCTCAAACAGTTGGGCATCTCCCTGTACGAAGTGGACCGCGGCGGCGACGTCACCTACCACGGCCCGGGGCAGTTGGTCGGCTATCCGATTTTGCCGCTGGCCCGTTGGGGAAATGATGTGCGCCGGTACATCCGGATGCTGGAGGAAGTGGTGATCCGCTTTTTGCGGGAATACGGAATCGAGAGCGGGCGCATCGAAGGGCTCTCCGGCGTTTGGGTCGGCAATGAAAAAATCTGCGCGATCGGCGTTAAGGCGAGCCGCGACAGGGCAGGCAAAAGTTTTATTACGTCGCACGGGTTCGCTTTGAATGTGCAGCCGGACCTGAGTCATTTTACCCATATTGTTCCGTGCGGCATTGTGGACAAGGGTGTGACATCGATGCAGCGACTGCTTGGCCGCGAGGTCCCAATGGACGAAGTCAAACGCGGGTGGGTGCGGTCGTTTGCGGAGGTGTTTGAAGTGCAATGCGTGTGGAAACGTGTGGCCGTTTAA